A single genomic interval of Anopheles darlingi chromosome X, idAnoDarlMG_H_01, whole genome shotgun sequence harbors:
- the LOC125949118 gene encoding leucine-rich repeat serine/threonine-protein kinase 1 isoform X2: MRPVAWMASPWMFGTEVPKPGAERAFDACDYFVDEVVEPWKIPDTREQIRSQKHRALREAVSANDESAVQLLLESVGPERELIVNMAPGGANTLLFLAAQSGSERIVSLLLAAGADGRAHAVTRYSPLYTAVHNGHTKVATVLLERFPELVQQVTVERWLPFHAACINGHCAVVQLLIGYPYAEHLLSSYRDPSGELEWRLPFDPNAQDVAGQTALYVGCLLGNPQLVALLLGWRVRCVRQKPSVPATPVLDTPGLEGSTVAPGPVNPLSPTSRKIASGLQAIMSRLSLSSRSDSNGGAGGGGDEEEGGCDYERRCPLDLNILCGAARETALLAAVRGGFLDVITLLLENGADPNVIARAVEDQNDPKSSDEIYGFSNVPLAEATRQKSLAMVELLLKYGARDDQSIALGIAIQNGDEPIICRLLAIKAHPDPDYKINKRAFQEVPTVHGEAHRTTASNNFTYSALYPSTATMINWHNNNCRLGLIRMGWLSEAVLRCNRKLVAHPRAHQLALAALTRIDISHNTLTTLPEELFRLGSLRQLNAAQNKIERIPVLLGDGEEVEGDGRDQQLDQQQQQQHVGGAGGSVSWLRRRSSSSGAGVGATTAPLCPVLEELYLQDNRLEDVPALLFRLPNLTILDVSNNKLQQLPFQMWKAPKLKELNVAFNFLKDLPSLPVVAAAGGAAGDVPIGVDCARSTDLPSPLGGGGYFASDAGTVGAGSGADDGLEALARNRHVTSLELVRHHVWSRSLEVTEQELRLPDARHDSALSQLSSLNLANNLFTSIPLALPCLAVNLTRLNLSYNSLRSMGHVTSYPASLKQLDLGHNEISCWPSLPRIAASDPHLMCYNPQEAKRTTTTNSTSNVNISGGSECSVGSGGAAAAAASGNNSGMLSRGASMQEHALVGCGPTDLALPTVVKASTSSNSITSLRTAVLKSVCCHRRHLRLESLRTLVLADNSLTRIQLSTDDVHTLGESDDAEWSVVGMAKSRLIFPNLSMLDISNNCLKEIPPTIHELANLSVLNLSGNMDITELPPHMGLLSRLWNLNTRGCSLQDPLRSMIESKKYKTMDIIGYLKSVYEDARPYARMKLMVVGVQGIGKTSLLEQLRSEGPSRGKKPVDHWAKRMGHRNINQKTSRGINMSTVGVDIGDWVCEKKVRGVSAHGPVVFRTWDFGGQREYYATHQYFLSRRSLYLVLWRIIDGRRGLAEVLQWLGNIQARAPNSPVLIVGTHYDAVGETLPARKAEELQQIIRDRFIAVSDAEKIGLPRVLDSIEVSCRTGHNIKLLAGLIYDTAFALRPPGCKEPLLYQRVPASYLALEDVIGSVVAGLRQTGTDPVLDADRYRQLVTHELAQRGLKGFRDWSELNQATMFLHDNGVLLHYDDATLRDLYFLDPQWLCDMLAHVVTVREINPFARTGVMKMDDLQHVFKSSCLGSTNNRGYIVSLLNKFEVALSWDARTLLIPSLLPTEEDSYSEHRMVTVKIANRSKGWVSRARHITPGAGLPAPYAYELPASGIHYSPTPAGGTGSECGSTVAAAAAAAAAPTVMAAQRSTETVTVQTIHRPDRSIYRLLLMSYFPSGFWSRLITRVLADGQVVEAIRGLYALPTELDGLEPGTELSAYWAVWQTGLALHYGPGTVVFRMREIAVTCPGSPFRNPMNRFKLKQDGVWCDIDLTASSILEIHFPYGALRVRPSPTVGDSGGGGSNNTASAAPPAASSSDESYELEPSVQCLTQLLALTVDHIDLLLEDWYPTLGTRFVHTSEGRFLVTRLVPCPRCLRECEDRHVPNLPSQVKASTTTTSTGGSSSSSSGGGGGTGSNSNNNGASGGPTAATSHRHRMELEHTVGSGGLNELPGILQDRKSQDSLGMSDCDSGVGQETADSSSETSIDGYPPLLPPAPAVASSGMSAVTPHAPEPNQDSPSYSWMVEECILAAYDRKAVSCPLHGDIKLSRITPDVNFLDLPGHYLIRSDEINRGPLLGRGAFGFVFKATCRKRPLGGRTGASPCTTGTAAPLNVAMKMLQPVAPGPRARPSAVIAYKAALGKWERDPLQHACKAYCTARQELAVLLTLRHPHIVPLVGVCTQPLALVLDLAPKGALDAVLRHYRRSGARIGPYCFQSLVLQAAKAMEYLHRRRVIYRDLKAENILVWDFPEPHAEDHPGNRVHIKVADYGISRITLPSGSKGFGGTEGFMAPEIMRHNGEEEYTEKVDCFSFGMFLYELISLRQPFEGHEAVKECILEGGRPMLTERETHFPSYCLDLMVLCWDQQPKLRPSASQIVSIATAPEFTHLLDVCSLSHGGSVMDGIACMIASASDAGADVEVPVGTAGGRIGGTVSGYELWLPCSNSRIDILDGSVRGWQQYHRILCPQVKGSSTGGGVGVGDMVVAAAGGNSTSSPSSSSSASGQPSHQPATNAAATAAHHQPKTIKLTTACGVEGAVWIGDAEGNIYAFGAADCAHLFSYALEPTQPSPVVALVYLARFQRVAAGLENGRLFLLHSTLIPSTCSAAEGSFVLSELGSGERLCSVTALWLSEDECELWCGEQDDAISIFSLRNSHVSGQHHLRHFNAPVPVRGLSVALLQAAPDDHVFSYLAPSYILYQWRSSSKTVEHKLDCSKLVPCSESLKSIAIDERLSPGRCQISALAVLGRELYIGTTWGCIIVAERATLRPTTVFRPYEEDIRCIIPIRSGSPLAAGGSGQPPLVVTVGRGYRSLIERYTDGHGSGNLSRSTLHASTPTSSQHQQQQQPDGGKRLKEALLRDRSNHMHALIWTAEHWAPI, translated from the exons ATGCGGCCG GTGGCCTGGATGGCATCACCCTGGATGTTCGGTACCGAGGTGCCGAAACCGGGCGCCGAGCGGGCCTTCGATGCGTGCGACTATTTCGTCGACGAAGTGGTGGAACCATGGAAGATACCAG ATACGAGGGAACAGATCCGGAGCCAGAAGCATCGGGCCCTCCGGGAAGCGGTTTCGGCGAACGATGAATCCGcggtacagctgctgctggagagtgTGGGCCCGGAGCGCGAGCTGATCGTGAACATGGCACCGGGCGGTGCGAACACACTGCTATTCCT TGCCGCCCAGTCGGGATCGGAGCGGATCGTAAGCCTGCTGTTGgcggccggtgccgatggtcgTGCGCACGCCGTCACCCGCTACTCGCCGCTCTACACGGCCGTCCACAATGGGCACACGAAGGTAGCGACCGTACTGCTCGAGCGCTTTCCGGAGCTGGTGCAGCAGGTGACGGTGGAACGGTGGTTACCGTTCCATGCGGCCTGTATCAATGGCCATTGCGcggtggtgcagctgctgatcGGTTACCCGTACGCCGAACATCTGCTCTCCTCCTACCGGGATCCGAGCGGTGAGCTCGAGTGGCGTCTACCGTTCGATCCGAACGCACAGGATGTCGCCGGTCAGACCGCACTGTACGTCGGCTGTCTGCTCGGCAATCCGCAGCTGGTGGCGCTTCTGCTCGGCTGGCGGGTACGCTGCGTTCGCCAGAAACCCTCCGTACCGGCGACACCGGTACTGGACACACCGGGGCTTGAGGGCAGCACCGTGGCACCCGGGCCGGTCAATCCACTCAGCCCTACCAGCCGTAAGATAGCGTCCGGGTTGCAGGCAATCATGTCCCGGTTAAGCCTCAGTAGTCGTTCCGATTCGaatggcggtgctggtggtggtggcgacgaagAGGAGGGTGGCTGCGACTATGAACGGCGCTGTCCGCTCGATCTCAACATACTGTGCGGGGCGGCCCGCGAAACGGCACTGCTCGCGGCCGTCCGGGGCGGCTTTCTCGACGTCataacgctgctgctggagaacgGTGCCGATCCGAATGTGATAGCGCGTGCGGTCGAAGATCAGAACGATCCGAA GTCATCGGATGAGATCTATGGCTTCTCGAATGTGCCGCTAGCGGAGGCGACCCGCCAGAAgtcgctggcgatggtggagcTACTGCTGAAGTACGGTGCCCGGGATGATCAGTCGATCGCACTCGGTATCGCGATCCAGAACGGGGACGAACCGATCATCTGCCGCCTGCTGGCCATCAAGGCGCACCCCGATCCGGACTACAAGATTAACAAGCGCGCCTTCCAGGAGGTACCGACGGTTCACGGTGAAGCGCATCGCACCACGGCCAGCAACAACTTCACGTACAGTGCGCTCTACCCCAGCACGGCCACCATGATTAactggcacaacaacaactgccgGTTGGGGTTGATCCGGATGGGGTGGCTAAGCGAGGCGGTCCTGCGGTGCAACCGGAAGCTGGTGGCACATCCGCGAGCGCATCAGCTTGCGCTGGCCGCCCTGACGCGGATCGACATCTCGCACAACACACTGACCACCCTGCCCGAGGAGCTGTTCCGGCTCGGTAGCCTCCGGCAGCTGAATGCGGCCCAGAACAAAATCGAACGcataccggtgctgctgggggacggggaggaggtggagggggaCGGACGAGACCAGCagctcgaccagcagcagcagcagcagcacgttggTGGTGCAGGAGGAAGCGTATCCTGGTTGAGGCGgcgtagcagtagtagtggtgctggtgtcggtGCCACGACCGCACCACTCTGCCCAGTACTGGAGGAGCTGTACCTGCAGGACAACCGGCTGGAGGACGTACCGGCGCTGCTGTTCCGGCTGCCGAACCTCACCATCCTGGACGTGTCGAACaacaagctgcagcagctaccGTTCCAGATGTGGAAGGCACCGAAGCTGAAGGAGCTGAACGTGGCGTTCAACTTTCTGAAGGATCTGCCCTCGCTCCCGGTCGTGGCAGCAGCCGGCGGCGCCGCCGGTGATGTGCCGATCGGGGTGGATTGTGCCCGAAGCACCGACCTGCCATCgcccctcggtggtggtggttacttCGCCAGCGATGCCGGTACGGTTGGGGCCGGATCCGGTGCGGACGATGGGCTGGAGGCGTTGGCGCGCAACCGGCACGTGACGAGCCTGGAGCTGGTGCGGCACCACGTGTGGTCCCGGTCGCTTGAGGTGACCGAGCAGGAGCTCCGGTTGCCCGATGCCCGCCACGACAGTGCCCTGTCACAGCTGAGCAGCCTCAACCTGGCGAACAACCTGTTTACGAGCATTCCGCTCGCCCTGCCCTGTCTGGCGGTTAATCTGACGCGGCTCAACCTCTCCTACAACAGTCTCCGGTCGATGGGTCACGTCACCAGCTATCCGGCCTCGCTGAAGCAGCTCGATCTCGGGCACAACGAGATCAGCTGCTGGCCCAGCCTGCCCCGTATCGCCGCCTCCGATCCCCATCTGATGTGCTACAATCCACAGGAAGCGaaacggaccaccaccaccaacagcaccagcaatgtCAACATCAGCGGCGGCAGTGAGTGTAGTGTTGGtagtggcggtgctgctgctgctgctgcttctggcaacaacagcggcaTGCTGTCTCGTGGTGCTAGCATGCAGGAGCACGCGCTTGTGGGTTGTGGGCCGACCGATCTAGCGCTGCCCACCGTCGTGAAGGCATCGACGAGCTCGAACAGCATCACCTCGCTGCGGACTGCGGTGCTGAAGAGTGTTTGCTGCCATCGGCGTCACCTGCGGCTTGAATCGCTCCGGACGCTCGTGCTCGCCGACAACTCGCTGACCCGCATCCAGCTGTCGACCGATGATGTGCACACGCTCGGCGAATCGGATGACGCCGAGTGGAGCGTTGTCGGGATGGCGAAATCGAGGCTCATCTTTCCGAACCTTTCGATGCTGGATATCAGCAACAACTGCCTGAAGGAGATCCCGCCGACGATCCACGAGCTGGCGAACCTGAGCGTGCTGAATCTGAGCGGCAACATGGACATTACGGAGCTGCCACCGCACATGGGGCTGCTGTCGCGGCTGTGGAATCTGAATACGCGCGGCTGCTCGCTCCAGGATCCGCTCCGTTCGATGATCGAGAGCAAGAAGTACAAAACGATGGACATCATCGGTTACCTGAAGTCGGTGTACGAGGATGCCCGGCCGTACGCCCGCATGAAGCTGATGGTGGTCGGGGTGCAGGGTATCGGTAAGACGAGCCTGCTGGAGCAGCTGCGTAGCGAAGGACCGTCGAGGGGCAAGAAACCGGTCGACCATTGGGCGAAGCGGATGGGCCACCGGAACATTAACCAGAAGACGTCCCGGGGCATCAACATGTCGACGGTCGGTGTCGACATCGGTGATTGGGTGTGCGAAAAGAAGGTACGGGGCGTATCGGCCCACGGTCCGGTCGTTTTCCGGACGTGGGACTTCGGGGGTCAACGGGAGTACTACGCGACGCACCAGTACTTCCTGTCCCGCCGTAGTCTCTACCTGGTGCTGTGGCGTATCATCGATGGGCGCCGTGGGTTGGCCGAGGTGTTGCAGTGGCTCGGTAACATTCAGGCGCGGGCACCCAACTCGCCGGTGCTGATCGTCGGTACGCACTACGATGCGGTCGGTGAGACGCTGCCGGCCCGGAAAGCGGAAGAGCTGCAGCAGATCATCCGCGATCGGTTTATCGCGGTGTCGGATGCGGAAAAGATCGGGCTACCGCGGgtgctcgattcgatcgaggTGAGCTGCCGGACCGGGCACAACATCAAGCTGCTGGCTGGGTTGATCTACGATACGGCGTTCGCGTTGCGACCGCCCGGTTGCAAGGAACCGCTACTATACCAGCGCGTCCCAGCGAGCTACCTCGCGCTCGAGGACGTCATTGGTAGTGTGGTGGCGGGGCTGCGGCAAACCGGGACCGATCCCGTGCTCGATGCCGACCGCTACCGCCAGCTGGTGACGCACGAGCTGGCGCAGCGCGGTCTCAAAGGTTTCCGTGACTGGTCCGAGCTGAACCAGGCCACCATGTTTCTGCACGAcaacggtgtgctgctgcactacgACGATGCGACACTGCGGGATCTGTACTTTCTCGATCCGCAGTGGCTCTGCGATATGCTGGCGCACGTCGTGACGGTACGCGAGATTAACCCGTTCGCACGGACCGGCGTCATGAAGATGGACGATCTGCAGCACGTCTTCAAGAGCTCCTGCCtcggcagcaccaacaaccgagG GTACATCGTGAGCCTGCTGAATAAGTTCGAGGTGGCGTTGTCCTGGGACGCCCGGACGTTGCTGATACCGTCGCTGCTACCGACGGAGGAGGACAGCTACTCCGAGCACCGGATGGTAACGGTGAAG atcgccaatcgatcgaagggTTGGGTGTCACGGGCCCGTCACATCACACCGGGTGCTGGCCTACCGGCACCGTACGCCTACGAGCTACCGGCCTCCGGTATTCACTACTCGCCGACACCAGCCGGTGGAACCGGTTCCGAATGCGGCTCCacggtcgcagcagcagcagcagcagcagcagcaccgacagtAATGGCAGCCCAGCGCAGCACCGAAACCGTGACGGTCCAGACGATCCATCGTCCCGATCGGTCCATCTATCGGTTGCTGCTCATGTCCTACTTCCCGTCCGGTTTCTGGTCGCGGCTGATCACGCGCGTCCTTGCCGACGGCCAGGTCGTGGAGGCGATCCGTGGCCTGTACGCGCTACCGACCGAGCTGGATGGGCTCGAACCGGGTACGGAACTGTCGGCCTACTGGGCCGTCTGGCAGACGGGGTTGGCCCTGCACTACGGTCCCGGGACGGTCGTGTTTCGGATGCGCGAAATTGCCGTCACCTGTCCCGGGTCACCGTTTCGGAATCCGATGAACCGGTTCAAGCTGAAGCAGGACGGTGTGTGGTGCGATATCGATCTGACCGCAAGCTCCATCCTGGAGATACACTTCCCGTACGGTGCGCTCCGGGTGCGACCGTCACCGACTGTCGgcgatagtggtggtggaggcagcaacaacactgcCTCTGCAgcgccgccagcagccagcagtagcGATGAGTCGTACGAGCTCGAACCGAGCGTCCAGTGTTTGACGCAGCTGCTTGCCCTCACGGTCGACCATAttgatctgctgctggaggactGGTACCCGACGCTCGGCACCCGGTTCGTGCACACGTCCGAGGGTCGCTTCCTGGTGACACGGCTTGTACCGTGCCCCCGGTGTCTGCGCGAGTGTGAAGATCGTCACGTACCGAACCTACCGTCGCAGGTGAAAgcatccactaccaccaccagcacgggtggcagcagcagcagcagcagtggcggtggtggcggcaccggaagcaacagcaacaataatggtgctagtggtggacCGACGGCGGCCACATCTCACCGGCATCGCATGGAGCTGGAGCACACCGTGGGCAGCGGTGGACTGAATGAACTGCCCGGCATTCTGCAGGACCGCAAGTCACAGGATTCGCTCGGCATGTCGGACTGTGATTCGGGGGTCGGCCAAGAGACGGCCGACAGCTCGAGCGAAACCTCGATCGATGGCTATCCACCATTGCTcccgccggcaccggcagtggCCAGCAGCGGTATGAGCGCGGTGACACCGCACGCCCCAGAACCGAACCAGGATTCACCCAGCTACTCGTGGATGGTGGAGGAGTGCATACTGGCCGCCTATGACCGGAAGGCCGTCTCCTGTCCACTCCACGGTGACATCAAGCTGTCACGCATTACACCGGACGTG AACTTCCTCGATCTACCGGGACATTATCTGATCCGCTCGGATGAAATCAATCGTGGACCGCTGCTCGGTCGCGGTGCGTTCGGGTTCGTGTTTAAGGCGACCTGCCGCAAGCGGCCACTGGGTGGGCGGACCGGCGCCTCACCATGCACGACCGGTACCGCGGCTCCGCTGAACGTCGCGATGAAGATGCTGCAACCGGTGGCACCCGGTCCGAGGGCCCGCCCCAGTGCCGTCATCGCGTACAAGGCAGCGCTCGGCAAGTGGGAACGGGATCCGCTGCAGCACGCCTGCAAAGCGTACTGTACCGCCCGGCAGGAGCTGGCCGTGCTGCTGACCCTGCGCCATCCGCATATCGTGCCGCTCGTCGGTGTCTGCACGCAACCGTTGGCGCTGGTGCTTGATCTCGCCCCGAAGGGGGCCCTCGATGCGGTGCTACGGCACTACCGTCGCAGCGGTGCCCGTATCGGCCCATACTGCTTCCAATCGCTCGTCCTGCAGGCGGCCAAAGCGATGGAGTACCTGCATCGGCGGCGCGTCATCTATCGCGATCTGAAGGCGGAAAACATCCTCGTCTGGGACTTCCCGGAGCCACACGC cGAAGACCATCCGGGGAACCGGGTGCACATTAAGGTGGCCGATTACGGGATTAGCCGCATTACGCTGCCGTCCGGTTCGAAGGGTTTCGGCGGTACCGAGGGTTTTATGGCACCGGAAATCATGCGCCATAACGGCGAGGAGGAGTACACGGAAAAGGTGGACTGCTTCTCGTTCGGTATGTTCCTGTACGAGCTGATCTCGCTGCGCCAACCGTTCGAGGGCCACGAGGCGGTCAAGGAGTGCATCCTCGAGGGTGGCCGACCGATGCTGACCGAGCGGGAAACCCACTTCCCTTCCTACTGTCTCGATCTGATGGTGCTGTGCTGGGACCAGCAGCCGAAGCTGCGCCCTTCCGCCAGCCAGATCGTCTCGATTGCGACCGCCCCCGAGTTTACGCATCTGCTCGACGTGTGCTCACTGTCGCACGGTGGCAGCGTAATGGATGGCATCGCTTGCATGATCGCCAGCGCATCCGATGCTGGCGCCGATGTTGAGGTGCCGGTCGGTACTGCGGGAGGTCGCATCGGGGGTACCGTCTCCGGTTACGAGCTGTGGCTGCCCTGCTCGAACTCACGCATCGACATCCTCGATGGTTCGGTGCGCGGTTGGCAGCAGTACCATCGCATACTGTGCCCCCAGGTAAAGGGTTCgtctaccggtggtggcgttggcgttggtgatatggtggtagcagcagccggtggtaacagcaccagcagcccgtcgtcgtcgtcatcggctaGCGGACAACCGTCCCATCAACCGGCGACCAacgcggcggcaacggcggcgcaccaccaaccgaagaCGATCAAGCTGACAACGGCGTGCGGTGTCGAGGGGGCCGTCTGGATCGGTGATGCAGAGGGCAATATCTACGCGTTCGGTGCGGCCGACTGTGCCCATCTCTTCTCGTACGCGCTGGAACCGACGCAACCGTCGCCCGTCGTCGCCCTGGTGTACCTGGCCCGGTTTCAGCGCGTCGCAGCGGGCCTCGAAAATGGGCGGCTCTTTCTGCTACACTCGACGCTGATACCGAGCACGTGCTCGGCGGCCGAGGGTAGCTTCGTCCTGTCCGAGCTCGGTTCGGGCGAGCGGCTCTGTTCCGTCACCGCGCTCTGGCTGTCGGAGGACGAGTGTGAGCTGTGGTGTGGCGAGCAGGACGATGCAATCAGCATCTTCTCGCTGCGCAACTCGCACGTATCCGGGCAGCATCATCTGCGCCACTTCAacgcaccggtaccggtgcgtgGGTTGAGTGTTGCCCTGCTCCAGGCCGCCCCGGACGATCACGTGTTCTCGTACCTGGCCCCGAGCTACATCCTCTACCAGTGGCGTTCGTCGAGCAAAACGGTCGAGCACAAGCTAGACTGCTCCAAGCTGGTACCGTGCTCGGAAAGCCTCAAGAGCATCGCGATAGACGAGCGGCTTAGCCCGGGCCGGTGCCAGATCAGTGCGCTGGCCGTGCTCGGGCGGGAGCTGTACATTGGCACCACCTGGGGCTGTATCATCGTGGCCGAACGGGCGACCCTACGCCCCACCACCGTCTTCCGGCCGTACGAGGAGGACATCCGATGCATCATTCCGATCCGAAGCGGTTCACCACTGGCggccggtggcagtggtcAACCGCCcctggtggtgacggtggggCGCGGCTACCGATCACTCATCGAGCGTTACACCGACGGTCACGGGTCCGGCAACTTGTCACGTAGCACTTTGCACGCCTCGACGCCAACCTCGtcgcagcaccaacagcagcagcaaccggatggGGGGAAGCGACTGAAGGAAGCGTTATTACGCGATCGTTCCAACCACATGCACGCCCTCATCTGGACCGCCGAGCACTGGGCCCCAATCTGa